The segment TCTCGCTCAGAGGTTCACCGCAGGCCCTAGCTTTGAGTTTATACCCATTCTCGGTCTTTTCTATCTCAACTCTCACGTCTCCAAATACAAGCCCCTCCATGTCGTGGAGCACCAGAAGCTCCTCAAGGAAGGAATAGAGAAGCGCCTCCAGGTCCTCCTCCTCGACCTCTACTTCTCTGCACTCCCTTGGCTCGACCTTTTTCACGTCCACCATGACGTCGAACAGGCCAAGCGCTACCGCCTCAAAGGCCTCCTCAAGCGTTGAGCCGTAACCGCGAACGCCTATGTCGGCGGTGTGCTCGTAGTGCTCCCAGGTTCTCATTTCGCTCACCTCCCGAAGATATTACCCCAACAGGATGGAATTTAAGCCCTCTTCGCTTGCAACCCTGTGGAGTCTCTTGTCCGCGGTGTAAAACTCGCGGGCAAGTCCATACTTGGCCGAAACAATCTGGAGGGCGTCCGCCTGGTAAATGTGGTGCTTCTGAATTACGTCCCACGCATCCGCGAGGAGCATCGAGTGAACGGGAACGAGTTCAAGGACTCCCAGC is part of the Thermococcus sp. genome and harbors:
- a CDS encoding archease is translated as MRTWEHYEHTADIGVRGYGSTLEEAFEAVALGLFDVMVDVKKVEPRECREVEVEEEDLEALLYSFLEELLVLHDMEGLVFGDVRVEIEKTENGYKLKARACGEPLSEKHEPKEEVKAITYHDMKIEKLPDGRWMAQFVPDL